A window of Limanda limanda chromosome 4, fLimLim1.1, whole genome shotgun sequence genomic DNA:
GTAATTGGACTTGTGTTCTCGGAGCTGACGAATTCAGACATTCCTCGTGGGGTTGCAAATAGGTGGAAGCTGCACGCGGTTCATGGCTTGTTTGTTGGCATAGCAATTGTGGTGAGTAACTACAGCGTCTGCGGAATCATTAGTGCTTATTAGTTCATGTTTTCTGCATGTTTCGGGATCTGTTACAAGTAAGTTCTTTTTTCCCCATTACTACTTTAACTTGTTCCTGAGTGTAATAGAAAAGAGCTTCTGCCAGGGCAATATTTTTAAAACTCAAGTGGAATGTTTTAGGCTCTTGTCAGCCGTCCTTTCTTTGTCCTTCAGCATCTGATAAAGCTCAGATCAGAGAATTCTTAGATAAGAAATCAAGCCGAACAAAGGTGCGAGAAAAGCAAGGTCGTGTGTTCTCCGTCTTTGATGTTGTCATGGTAAATATCGTTTCTCAGAGAGAATAACTTTTGCTTTGACTTTAAGAACAGACTTTTCTTTCTACTTTTTTGACTCGTCTGCGACTCGTGGTAATTCTGCTGATTCCTCTCAGGGCCGGATCCTGCATCGTCTGGGCGTTTGCAATCAGGTCGGCTACATCCGATGGTTCACGGCCTGGTTTCTGACTCGCTTGAAACCGGTTCCTGCGGGTTTGCGAGTGAAGGACCTGAAGTTTTCTGAGGTTCCGGTGCGAGTCTACGAACCGACTGCTGTTCAAGACGGCTTGAGAAGAGGCCTTGTGTATttccatggaggaggatgggtCCTGGGCAGTATAGGTAAACAATGTACACATCACTTcaagtcaaatcaaataaatactcACAGTGGAAAGTTATATGACCATATTGTTGTCTTGTTCTTccattaaatacaaatacaaatccatttggATCCTTTAATAgtttaaaaaatggaaatgagtTGTGTATGTTGTCCATAATTTGTATATAATATGAATCCTGCATCATCTTCTTCGCCTCGTTGtacaaacacttgaacaaacatcagtgtgatgagaacttCCTCTTCTCCGATGGTTTAACTAACATTCTCTTTGACTTCTGAATTAAGTCCACATCCCATtccactgacatggaggagtCAGGTTTTGATTTtcctatactgcagtcagccaccagggggcgatttaGAAGATTGTCTTCACTTGTGTGGTCaactgtcatgtcgtccatttttaaatacagtctcaACCTATAATTTATGTTAGTTTTTCCTgttatatactttatttaactgTATTGTGTCCAGTTGGTGCCCACGTTTTACtactttatattaaatttctttGGGTAATTTGAATCGTTAAAAGTTTGTCACATTCtttacaatatatttgaatGTTAAGTGTACAGTCACTAGACcagaaatatattatatataataatatataatataataggtTTGATTTTCCTGTGTGCAGagggccaccagggggcgatttaGAAGATTGGCTTCACTTGTGTGGTCAACtgtcatctttaaattcagtctAAAcctacatgtttgtttgttttcctatATTTCCTATATTTTAATGTGATGTTTCCAGTTGCTGCTCAAGTTTTACTTCTTTATATTAAATATCTTTGGGCAATTTGATCGTTAACAGATCTTCACATTCTTTACAATAATTGAAAGTTAAGTGTGAACATGCACAGTCACCTAACCAGACatataacattttcatttgaaagtgATTAATAGAAATCTTTCAATAAATACTTGAATAAACTACAGAATTTATTTAGGGTTCATTCCTTCCCATTCCTGAATATAAGTTAATATTATCAAATCATACACATTTCTTAAATATGCTGCCTGAATAGAGAAAAGAGGATTAGTGTCAACAGAGAGAAGAATAGAAAATGTTCTGTCTGAGGTATTTCTGCTAAGACGATCCAACCTGGTTCCAAGCTGGTATTAACTGTGATGTGCTTCTGCTCCTGAACAGATTCTGTTGATGAAGTCTGTCGGCACATCGCCATGAAGTCCAACACCACAGTCGTCTCTGTTGGGTACGTGAACATTTCCACGCTGCTTAGAAACTCTGTTATTTCTCCACCAAATCGCCAGAATTCAACATATTGTTGCTCTCACCCCCTTTAGGTACCGATTAGCCCCTGAGCACCGGTACCCGGCCCAGCTGGACGACTGCGAGGCGGCaacgtgtcacttcctgtctgtttccgaGGCCGAGTTCGGCGTGGACTCTCGCAGAGTGGCAGTCGGGGGGGACAGCACTGGGGCTAACCTGGCAGCGGCCCTGTGCCAAAGGCTGGCGAGGAGAGAGGACGGACATCTGCCGTCCCCCTGCGCCCAGGTCCTCCTCTACCCGGCGCTGCAGATGGCCGACTTCAACCTGCCCTCGTACCAGCAGAATCACGCCGTGCCCATATTGTTCCGTGCCCGGATGGCGTTCTACTTCCTGCAGTACCTCAGCGGAGACATGTCCGTGTGCCAGGATGTGCTGGAGGGCATCCACGTCCCCACTGAGGTGAGGCCGCGCTACAAGGAGTGGCTCTCCCCGTCCAACCTCCCCCCCGAGTGCCTCGCCCGGGGCTTCAGCGAGAAGCCGACCCCGGAATACGACGGGCAGGTGTACCACGCCATCAGAGCCGGTCTGGAGCCCGAGGTCTCACCTCTGCTGGCGGACGAGGCCGACATTGAGAAATCGCCGCccaccttcctcctcacctGTGAGTTTGACGTCCTGAGGGATGATGGGATTCTTTACAGGAAGCggctgctggacctgaagaaaGACGTCACCTGGCAACACCTCACCGACGGTTTCCACGGCGTGATTAACTTCTTCAACCAGGGCTGGTTCAGCTTCCCCTCCGC
This region includes:
- the aadacl4 gene encoding arylacetamide deacetylase-like 4, with the protein product MDIGSAILIIGFAALAAAFLLLVIGLVFSELTNSDIPRGVANRWKLHAVHGLFVGIAIVGRILHRLGVCNQVGYIRWFTAWFLTRLKPVPAGLRVKDLKFSEVPVRVYEPTAVQDGLRRGLVYFHGGGWVLGSIDSVDEVCRHIAMKSNTTVVSVGYRLAPEHRYPAQLDDCEAATCHFLSVSEAEFGVDSRRVAVGGDSTGANLAAALCQRLARREDGHLPSPCAQVLLYPALQMADFNLPSYQQNHAVPILFRARMAFYFLQYLSGDMSVCQDVLEGIHVPTEVRPRYKEWLSPSNLPPECLARGFSEKPTPEYDGQVYHAIRAGLEPEVSPLLADEADIEKSPPTFLLTCEFDVLRDDGILYRKRLLDLKKDVTWQHLTDGFHGVINFFNQGWFSFPSARLAVDGVVSYVKTL